Proteins from one Drosophila gunungcola strain Sukarami chromosome 3R, Dgunungcola_SK_2, whole genome shotgun sequence genomic window:
- the LOC128259794 gene encoding transmembrane and coiled-coil domains protein 2 isoform X1 — MDSTPNAALNPNHNRDFLTLQPLRPSRGSSSNLRSSRSPSASRSTEQMSRERASEAAAATQTAAATGTSATSAGVSGVSGGSGGAGTVAATTTATGGTGGTAGSGAASANTNSNSSASSSTVAAAQAAVYSGGNTVTGSLGSGGVVARGFRSHSPTHRRRSRERQRRTHGSDQGGLLAYSGLVGVNDMTDFLGPQQGGGGGGGGGGGGGGGGGGSAGTGSGLEDSRLSGNEDYYSSFVSDEFDSSKKVHRRCHERSSSVQAIDRLNTKIQCTKESIRQEQTARDDNVNEYLKLAASADKQQLQRIKAVFEKKNQKSAHNISQLQKKLDNYTKRAKDLQNHQFQTKSQHRQPREVLRDVGQGLRNVGGNIRDGITGFSGSVMSKPREFAHLIKNKFGSADNINQMSEAELQGMQSANADVLAGSERLQQVPGAGTSTGSGGGGQNNNIGGAGSGTGKFNSDNGSECSSVTSESIPGGSGKSQSGASQYHIVLKTLLTELAERKAENEKLKERMERLETGQKEFNNLTATLESERYRAEGLEEQINDLTELHQNEIENLKQTIADMEEKVQYQSDERLRDVNEVLENCQTRISKMEHMSQQQYVTVEGIDNSNARALVVKLINVVLTILQVVLLLVATAAGIIMPFLKTRVRVLTTFLSICFVIFVIRQWPDVQDIGSGLVRHLKQSLVVK, encoded by the exons ATGGACTCCACGCCTAATGCGGCCCTTAATCCGAACCATAATCGGGATTTCCTAACACTGCAGCCTCTGCGTCCGTCTCGCGGATCCAGCTCCAATCTGCGCTCTAGTCGCTCACCCTCAGCCAGCCGAAGCACCGAGCAAA TGTCCCGGGAGCGAGCCAGCGAGGCAGCGGCAGCCACACAgacagcagcagcgacaggGACGAGTGCCACATCCGCCGGAGTATCGGGAGTATCGGGAGGATCGGGAGGAGCAGGGACTGTGGCAGCGACGACAACGGCGACTGGGGGTACTGGCGGTACTGCCGGGTCGGGAGCAGCCTCCGCGAACACGAACAGCAATTCCTCGGCCTCATCCAGCACAGTGGCAGCTGCACAGGCGGCTGTCTACAGCGGCGGCAACACGGTGACCGGCAGTTTGGGCAGCGGCGGGGTGGTGGCTCGTGGTTTCCGCAGCCACAGCCCCACCCATCGGCGGCGGAGTCGCGAGCGCCAGCGACGCACTCATGGCTCCGATCAGGGCGGCCTGCTGGCCTACAGCGGTCTCGTCGGCGTGAACGACATGACGGATTTCCTGGGGCCACAGCaaggtggcggcggcggcggcggcggaggaggcggtggtGGAGGAGGTGGCGGTGGAAGCGCCGGCACCGGCAGCGGCCTGGAGGACTCCCGACTGTCCGGCAACGAGGACTACTACTCCTCCTTCGTGTCGGACGAGTTCGACAGCAGCAAGAAGGTCCATCGCCGCTGCCACGAACGCAGCTCCAGCGTCCAGGCCATAGACCGGTTGAACACAAAAATCCAATGCACCAAGGAGTCCATCCGACAGGAGCAAACTGCCAGAGATG ATAATGTCAATGAGTATCTGAAGCTGGCAGCCAGCGCAGAcaagcagcagctgcagcgtATCAAG GCTGTCTTTGAGAAAAAGAACCAGAAGAGCGCACACAACATTTCGCAGCTGCAAAAGAAGCTGGACAACTACACAAAGAGGGCCAAGGACCTGCAGAATCATCAGTTCCAGACGAAGAGCCAGCACCGTCAGCCGCGCGAAGTCCTGCGGGACGTGGGCCAGGGACTCCGCAATGTGGGGGGCAACATCCGTGATGGCATCACCGGCTTCTCGGGATCCGTGATGTCCAAGCCGCGGGAGTTTGCGCATCTGATCAAGAACAAGTTTGGCAGCGCCGACAACATCAACCAGATGAGCGAAGCCGAGCTGCAGGGCATGCAGTCCGCAAACGCCGACGTCCTGGCGGGCAGTGAGCGACTGCAGCAGGTGCCAGGAGCCGGAACCTCAACGGGATCGGGGGGCGGCGGACAGAACAACAATATAGGCGGAGCGGGAAGCGGTACGGGAAAATTCAACAGTGACAATGGCAGCGAATGCAGCAGCGTGACCAGCGAAAGTATACCAGGAGG GTCGGGCAAAAGCCAGTCGGGTGCCAGCCAATACCACATAGTGCTCAAGACATTGCTAACAGAGCTGGCCGAGCGAAAGGCCGAGAACGAGAAGCTTAAGGAGCGCATGGAACGGCTGGAG ACGGGCCAAAAGGAATTCAACAATCTGACCGCCACACTCGAAAGTGAACGCTATCGTGCCGAGGGACTCGAGGAGCAAATCAATGACTTGACGGAATTACATCAG AATGAAATTGAGAATCTGAAGCAAACGATTGCCGACATGGAGGAGAAAGTACAATACCAAAGCGATGAAAGACTACGTGACGTCAACGAAGTGCTCGAGAACTGTCAAACGAGG ATATCGAAAATGGAGCACATGTCGCAGCAACAATATGTCACCGTCGAGGGCATTGATAATTCCAATGCACGGGCCCTGGTTGTGAAACTCATCAATGTGGTATTAACGATACTGCAAGTGGTTCTCCTGCTTGTGGCCACCGCTGCTGGCATCATAATGCCTTTCCTGAAAACGAG GGTTCGCGTTCTCACCACATTTTTGTCGATTTGTTTTGTCATCTTTGTGATACGACAGTGGCCTGATGTTCAGGATATTGGATCCGGCCTAGTGCGCCATCTCAAACAATCGCTGGTGGTCAAGTGA
- the LOC128266185 gene encoding kunitz-type serine protease inhibitor PILP-3: MKLLLVLACIVLYASISCAQQRCVGRPNNQNCIGGKHEGHGRVSSCRGNAMDEMWYYNQRSRKCLKMKYLGCGGNRNRYCSLRHCQSSCP; this comes from the exons atgaAGTTGCTTCTGGTTCTGGCATGCATCGTCCTCTATGCGTCTATTTCCTGTGCCCAGCAGCGCTGCGTCGGTCGTCCCA ACAATCAAAATTGCATCGGGGGCAAGCATGAAGGACATGGAAGAGTCTCCTCTTGTCGAGGAAATGCTATGGATGAAATGTGGTACTACAACCAGCGATCCAGGAAATGCCTTAAGATGAAGTACCTGGGATGTGGGGGCAATCGAAACCGTTACTGCTCCTTAAGGCACTGCCAAAGCTCGTGTCCTTGA
- the LOC128266173 gene encoding uncharacterized protein LOC128266173, which yields MSRNVTLSDEQSRLNARLEAHMVYICPECGKAFRTQAEWRQHLNTKHDYLKKTYSDFNFIQIDERFHECQLCFKWVENAHKTIALLQYHYFMHLEHSETYRCVHCRMAYTRRRALNVHLLETHMREIEKYENKLRQMKRQQQQKPTVVPEAGSPGKARGRPKGSGSKKQKDLLQKALMDIDLHTELEKSPTQPCVAKTAAAPAVAPKTNANASEQNLDRCLNAYEDIVRKEEEKVPKYDAELEALCQEFFEEGSIASKGGADVGQQLVDAPPQQENQEVVIIEIDALGKEEVAQLKKEMKSDSLGQAAKRRRLSTTPPRDSDTEMSTNGLMKLISYLCPKCGKEISSMDGWRTHVFKKHDFEHIIENSFKILDPGRKAMCLQCREVQPTTQRSQLQKHCFKHLPYRSYLKCTLCERTKTSTSKILNHIRYNHQEELQRKNKTQLLIKPEPKWSSPNKSGQAAKPDDAGSGDEEEEDEESFVCEHCNKKFQAKWRLDRHIFVCKRVGVTHPISPVDGTVEAMLNNLREGHLRMNVIWKAMQREKLKI from the exons atgTCACGGAATGTGACGCTCTCGGATGAGCAGAGCCGGCTGAATGCGCGTCTGGAGGCGCACATGGTTTATATATGTCCGGAATGCGGAAAGGCATTTCGTACTCAGGCCGAGTGGCGTCAGCACTTGAACACG AAACACGACTATCTAAAGAAGACCTACTCGGATTTCAACTTCATCCAGATCGATGAGAGGTTTCACGAATGCCAGCTGTGCTTCAAGTGGGTGGAGAATGCCCACAAGACCATCGCCCTGCTGCAGTACCACTACTTCATGCACCTGGAGCACAGTGAAACCTATCGGTGCGTGCACTGCCGCATGGCCTACACGAGGCGCAGGGCCCTGAATGTCCACCTGTTGGAGACGCACATGCGGGAGATCGAGAAGTACGAGAACAAGCTGCGACAGATgaagcggcagcagcagcaaaagcccACCGTTGTGCCAGAAGCTGGCAGCCCAGGCAAGGCACGAGGGCGTCCCAAAGGATCCGGgagcaaaaagcaaaaggatCTGCTGCAAAAAGCGCTCATGGACATCGATCTCCACACGGAACTTGAGAAATCCCCAACCCAACCATGCGTggcaaaaacagcagcagctcctGCAGTCGCACCCAAGACCAATGCAAATGCCAGTGAACAGAATCTGGACAGATGTTTGAATGCCTACGAGGATATTGTGCGaaaggaggaggagaaggtgCCCAAATATGACGCCGAGCTGGAAGCCCTTTGCCAGGAGTTCTTTGAAGAAGGCAGCATCGCTAGCAAAGGAGGAGCGGATGTTGGGCAGCAGTTAGTCGATGCGCCGCCGCAGCAGGAAAACCAGGAAGTGGTCATTATCGAGATAGATGCACTCGGCAAAGAGGAAGTGGCCCAGTTGAAAAAGGAAATGAAATCGGACTCACTGGGCCAAGCGGCCAAGCGTCGTCGTCTGTCCACGACGCCCCCACGCGACTCCGACACGGAGATGTCCACCAACGGCCTAATGAAGCTCATCTCGTACTTGTGCCCCAAATGCGGCAAAGAAATCTCCTCGATGGACGGATGGCGGACGCACGTGTTCAAGAAGCACGACTTCGAGCACATAATCGAGAACAGCTTCAAGATCCTGGATCCGGGGCGCAAGGCCATGTGCCTGCAGTGCCGCGAGGTGCAGCCGACGACCCAGCGGTCACAGCTGCAGAAGCATTGCTTTAAGCATCTGCCTTACCGATCCTATCTCAAATGCACACTCTGCGAGCGCACCAAGACCAGCACCTCAAAGATCCTCAACCACATTCGCTACAACCACCAGGAGGAGCTGCAGCGGAAGAACAAGACACAACTACTCATCAAGCCGGAGCCAAAGTGGTCTAGTCCCAATAAGTCAGGCCAAGCAGCCAAGCCGGATGACGCCGGTTCGGGTGACGAGGAAGAAGAGGATGAGGAAAGTTTCGTTTGCGAGCACTGCAACAAAAAATTCCAAGCTAAATGGCGTCTCGATCGGCATATCTTTGTTTGTAAAAGGGTGGGAGTCACCCATCCAATTTCACCAGTCGATGGTACCGTCGAAGCTATGCTGAATAATTTGCGAGAGGGGCACTTGCGGATGAATGTCATTTGGAAGGCGATGCAACGTGAGAAGCTTAAGATATAG
- the LOC128266174 gene encoding E3 ubiquitin-protein ligase Godzilla, translated as MSKRSCHILTLLGLCLVCHEAAVVRGHVLVYRKITSQLIEEFNDMPAQFGPQVPSNGLKVYVVPARYPYYGCDGLDRPPHLNYPPSAKFVALVSRGGDCTFERKVRVAQNASYSAVIVYNNDGDDLEQMSADNSSGIRIPSVFVGHTTGKALATYNTPEVVLIINDELPFNINTQLILPFSILIGLCFIIMVIYMIYKCIREQRRQRRHRLPKSMLKKLPVLRYTKNNANNKYDTCVICLEDFIEDDKLRVLPCSHPYHTHCIDPWLTENRRVCPICKRKVFTKGEARASRNRQPSLDNVTDTDDDTTPLLQQQQSNGRQATQVNSASSATGVAAGSSSSVAAAAVAGTTRHGTFRRGDAGRNPFEESQSSDDENALLDYEVRPATSGAHERINPFDRAPNLPAHLAEQLTEVRPSVWSRINFGSFFRRRPTVISVAAPPYLEHVESGTSAMGLPATGTIAVAMPASNNILNPNLSGSFKDDEEMPPHRSIYEPIAISTPAADSAAVDDSAFLQTPTQGGIGVAALPHSASDRQFLI; from the exons ATGTCCAAGAGGAGTTGCCACATACTCACCCTGCTGGGTTTGTGCCTGGTCTGTCATGAGGCTGCTGTGGTCAGGGGTCATGTGCTGGTCTATCGAAAAATAACCAGTCAG TTAATTGAAGAGTTTAATGACATGCCAGCGCAATTCGGGCCCCAGGTGCCTTCAAATGGTCTCAAAGTGTATGTGGTTCCCGCCAGGTACCCTTACTACGGTTGTGATGGCCTGGACAGACCACCGCACTTGAACTACCCACCCTCAGCCAAATTTGTGGCATTAGTATCGCG CGGTGGCGATTGCACCTTTGAGCGGAAGGTGCGCGTGGCCCAGAATGCAAGCTATTCTGCTGTGATTGTTTACAATAACGACGGCGATGACTTGG AGCAAATGTCCGCCGATAATTCGTCGGGCATAAGAATACCGTCGGTTTTCGTGGGCCACACGACTGGTAAGGCGCTGGCCACGTACAACACACCCGAGGTGGTGCTAATCATTAACGATGAGCTGCCCTTCAACATTAATACCCAGCTGATATTGCCCTTCTCCATACTAATTGGCCTGTGCTTCATCATCATG GTTATCTATATGATCTACAAGTGCATTCGCGAGCAGCGCCGCCAGCGTCGCCATCGACTGCCAAAGAGCATGCTGAAGAAGTTGCCAGTGCTCAGATACACCAAGAACAATGCGAACAACAAATACGACACCTGCGTCATCTGTCTGGAGGACTTCATCGAGGACGATAAGCTGCGTGTGCTGCCCTGCTCGCATC CCTATCACACACACTGCATCGATCCCTGGCTTACGGAAAACCGTCGTGTCTGTCCCATCTGCAAGCGCAAGGTTTTTACGAAGGGCGAAGCGCGTGCAAGTCGGAATCGACAGCCTTCTTTGGATAACGTCACCGATACAGATGACGATACTACGCcactgctgcagcagcagcaatccaATGGTAGGCAGGCGACTCAGGTGAACTCCGCCTCCTCGGCAACTGGAGTAGCTGCCGGGAGCAGCTCGAGTGTTGCTGCGGCGGCTGTTGCCGGAACCACACGACACGGAACCTTCCGTCGTGGAGACGCTGGCCGAAATCCGTTTGAGGAGTCTCAGAGCTCCGACGATGAGAATG CTCTACTGGACTACGAAGTACGTCCGGCCACGTCTGGAGCACACGAACGCATCAATCCCTTTGACCGTGCTCCCAATCTACCGGCTCACCTAGCCGAGCAGTTAACTGAAGTTCGTCCCTCGGTCTGGTCGCGCATCAATTTTGG CTCGTTCTTCCGCCGCCGACCGACTGTCATTAGTGTGGCGGCGCCACCCTATCTGGAGCACGTTGAGTCCGGTACCAGTGCCATGGGTCTGCCCGCGACGGGGACAATTGCTGTGGCCATGCCCGCATCGAACAACATCCTCAATCCGAATTTAAGCGGCTCCTTCAAGGACGACGAAGAAATGCCACCGCATCGCTCGATCTACGAACCGATAGCGATCAGCACTCCTGCCGCGGACTCAGCAGCCGTCGACGATTCGGCGTTCCTGCAAACGCCCACGCAGGGAGGCATAGGCGTGGCCGCCCTGCCGCACAGCGCCTCCGATCGCCAGTTTCTCATATGA
- the LOC128266172 gene encoding LOW QUALITY PROTEIN: general transcription factor IIF subunit 1 (The sequence of the model RefSeq protein was modified relative to this genomic sequence to represent the inferred CDS: deleted 2 bases in 2 codons) translates to MSSASKSTLSVASSTSAAATAAASVASGSASSSANVQEFKIRVPKMSKKHHVMRFNATLNVDFAQWRNVKLERENNMKEFRGMEEDQPKFGAGSEYNRDQREEARRKKFGIIARKYRPEAQPWILKVGGKTGKKFKGIREGGVGENAAFYVFTHAPDGAIEAYPLTEWYNFQPIQRYKSLSAEEAEQEFGRRKKVMNYFSLMLRKRLRGDEEEEQDPEEAKLIKAATKKSKELKITDMDEWIDSEDESDSEDEEDKKKKEQEDSDDGKAKGKGKKGADKKKKKRDVDDEAFEESDDGDEEGREMDYDTSSSEDEPDPEAKVDKDMKGVAEEDALRKLLTSDEEEEDEKKSDESDKEDADGEKKKKEKGKEEGSKDKKKKKPSKDDKKGKSTGSGDSSTDFSSDSTDSEDDLSNGPPKKKATSKDKDKEKEKDKESAASSKDLNSSSSNANKSRSATPTLATDVSKRKMNSLPSDLTGSDTSNSPTSTPAKRPKNEITTSLPTSFSGGKVEDYGITEEAVRRYLKRKPLTATELLTKFKNKKTPVSSDRLVETMTKILKKINPVKHTIQGKMYLWIK, encoded by the exons ATGTCGAGTGCGTCGAAGTCGACG CTGAGCGTTGCTAGCTCCACGTCCGCAGCTGCCACCGCCGCTGCCTCTGTCGCCTCAGgatccgcctcctcctccgccaacGTGCAGGAGTTCAAGATTCGGGTGCCCAAGATGTCCAAGAAGCACCATGTGATGCGGTTCAACGCCACGCTAAACGTGGATTTCGCACAGTGGCGCAATGTGAAACTGGAGCGGGAGAACAATATGAAGGAGTTCCGGGGCATGGAGGAGGATCAGCCTAAGTTCGGTGCCGGGTCGGAGTACAATCGAGATCAGCGAGAGGAGGCGCGTCGGAAGAAGTTTGGCATAATAGCGAGAAAGTACCGGCCGGAGGCGCAGCCTTGGATCCTGAAAGTGGGCGGCAAAACGGGAAAGAAGTTTAAGGGCATTCGCGAGGGTGGCGTGGGCGAGAACGCCGCCTTCTACGTATTCACCCATGCTCCTGACGGTGCCATCGAAGCGTATCCTCTAACAGAGTGGTACAACTTCCAGCCGATTCAGCGCTACAAATCCCTATCTGCGGAAGAGGCTGAACAGGAATTTGGTCGCCGTAAAAAGGTGATGAACTACTTCTCTCTTATGTTGCGAAAGCGTCTGCGAggggacgaggaggaggaacaGGATCCGGAAGAGGCTAAGCTAATAAAGGCAGCCACCAAAAAGTCC AAGGAGCTTAAGATTACTGACATGGATGAGTGGATTGATTCCGAGGACGAGTCCGACtcggaggacgaggaggataAGAAGAAAAAGGAGCAGGAGGACAGCGACGACGGCAAGGCCAAAGGCAAGGGCAAGAAGGGAGCGgacaagaaaaagaaaaagcggGATGTGGATGACGAGGCTTTCGAGGAGTCGGACGATGGAGACGAGGAGGGCAGGGAAATGGACTATGACACCAGTTCCAGTGAAGA CGAACCAGATCCGGAGGCCAAGGTGGACAAGGACATGAAAGGGGTGGCCGAGGAGGATGCGCTGCGGAAGCTGCTTACCTCCgacgaagaggaggaggacgagaaGAAGTCTGATGAGTCTGATAAGGAGGACGCCGACGGcgagaagaaaaagaaggagAAGGGCAAGGAAGAGGGCTCCAAGgacaaaaagaagaagaaacccTCCAAGGACGACAAAAAGGGGAAGTCGACCGGAAGCGGCGACTCGTCCACAGACTTCAGCTCAGACAGCACAGACTCCGAGGACGACCTGAGTAATGGGCCGCCCAAAAAGAAGGCCACGTCCAAGGACAAAGacaaggagaaggagaaggacaAAGAGAGCGCTGCCAGCAGCAAGGACCtcaac agcagcagcagcaatgcCAACAAATCACGGTCGGCCACCCCGACGCTCGCGACGGATGTCAGCAAGCGCAAGATGAACAGCCTGCCCAGCGATCTCACCGGATCGGACACCAGTAACAGTCCCACCAGCACCCCTGCCAAGCGTCCCAAGAATGAGATCACCACCTCGCTGCCCACTTCCTTCTCTGGCGGCAAAGTTGA GGACTACGGAATCACCGAGGAGGCAGTGCGTCGCTACCTCAAGCGCAAACCTCTCACAGCCACCGAGCTGCTCACCAAGTTCAAGAACAAGAAAACTCCCGTCTCAAGCGACCGTTTGGTTGAGACCATGACCAAAATCCTCAAAAAGATAAATCCTGTCAAGCACACCATTCAGGGGAAAATGTATCTCTGGATCAAGTAG
- the LOC128259794 gene encoding transmembrane and coiled-coil domains protein 2 isoform X2, producing MTDFLGPQQGGGGGGGGGGGGGGGGGGSAGTGSGLEDSRLSGNEDYYSSFVSDEFDSSKKVHRRCHERSSSVQAIDRLNTKIQCTKESIRQEQTARDDNVNEYLKLAASADKQQLQRIKAVFEKKNQKSAHNISQLQKKLDNYTKRAKDLQNHQFQTKSQHRQPREVLRDVGQGLRNVGGNIRDGITGFSGSVMSKPREFAHLIKNKFGSADNINQMSEAELQGMQSANADVLAGSERLQQVPGAGTSTGSGGGGQNNNIGGAGSGTGKFNSDNGSECSSVTSESIPGGSGKSQSGASQYHIVLKTLLTELAERKAENEKLKERMERLETGQKEFNNLTATLESERYRAEGLEEQINDLTELHQNEIENLKQTIADMEEKVQYQSDERLRDVNEVLENCQTRISKMEHMSQQQYVTVEGIDNSNARALVVKLINVVLTILQVVLLLVATAAGIIMPFLKTRVRVLTTFLSICFVIFVIRQWPDVQDIGSGLVRHLKQSLVVK from the exons ATGACGGATTTCCTGGGGCCACAGCaaggtggcggcggcggcggcggcggaggaggcggtggtGGAGGAGGTGGCGGTGGAAGCGCCGGCACCGGCAGCGGCCTGGAGGACTCCCGACTGTCCGGCAACGAGGACTACTACTCCTCCTTCGTGTCGGACGAGTTCGACAGCAGCAAGAAGGTCCATCGCCGCTGCCACGAACGCAGCTCCAGCGTCCAGGCCATAGACCGGTTGAACACAAAAATCCAATGCACCAAGGAGTCCATCCGACAGGAGCAAACTGCCAGAGATG ATAATGTCAATGAGTATCTGAAGCTGGCAGCCAGCGCAGAcaagcagcagctgcagcgtATCAAG GCTGTCTTTGAGAAAAAGAACCAGAAGAGCGCACACAACATTTCGCAGCTGCAAAAGAAGCTGGACAACTACACAAAGAGGGCCAAGGACCTGCAGAATCATCAGTTCCAGACGAAGAGCCAGCACCGTCAGCCGCGCGAAGTCCTGCGGGACGTGGGCCAGGGACTCCGCAATGTGGGGGGCAACATCCGTGATGGCATCACCGGCTTCTCGGGATCCGTGATGTCCAAGCCGCGGGAGTTTGCGCATCTGATCAAGAACAAGTTTGGCAGCGCCGACAACATCAACCAGATGAGCGAAGCCGAGCTGCAGGGCATGCAGTCCGCAAACGCCGACGTCCTGGCGGGCAGTGAGCGACTGCAGCAGGTGCCAGGAGCCGGAACCTCAACGGGATCGGGGGGCGGCGGACAGAACAACAATATAGGCGGAGCGGGAAGCGGTACGGGAAAATTCAACAGTGACAATGGCAGCGAATGCAGCAGCGTGACCAGCGAAAGTATACCAGGAGG GTCGGGCAAAAGCCAGTCGGGTGCCAGCCAATACCACATAGTGCTCAAGACATTGCTAACAGAGCTGGCCGAGCGAAAGGCCGAGAACGAGAAGCTTAAGGAGCGCATGGAACGGCTGGAG ACGGGCCAAAAGGAATTCAACAATCTGACCGCCACACTCGAAAGTGAACGCTATCGTGCCGAGGGACTCGAGGAGCAAATCAATGACTTGACGGAATTACATCAG AATGAAATTGAGAATCTGAAGCAAACGATTGCCGACATGGAGGAGAAAGTACAATACCAAAGCGATGAAAGACTACGTGACGTCAACGAAGTGCTCGAGAACTGTCAAACGAGG ATATCGAAAATGGAGCACATGTCGCAGCAACAATATGTCACCGTCGAGGGCATTGATAATTCCAATGCACGGGCCCTGGTTGTGAAACTCATCAATGTGGTATTAACGATACTGCAAGTGGTTCTCCTGCTTGTGGCCACCGCTGCTGGCATCATAATGCCTTTCCTGAAAACGAG GGTTCGCGTTCTCACCACATTTTTGTCGATTTGTTTTGTCATCTTTGTGATACGACAGTGGCCTGATGTTCAGGATATTGGATCCGGCCTAGTGCGCCATCTCAAACAATCGCTGGTGGTCAAGTGA